Part of the Chroogloeocystis siderophila 5.2 s.c.1 genome, CGCCATTGCTTGATTTAAGCTGTCACCACTCGCTTGATAAGCTTTTGCAGCTTGTTGCCACACGACTGCAGCTTGGGCATATTGTCCGGTTTCATATAATTCTCTTCCTTGCTGAATCGATTCAGATAAAGATGCGCTCAATGAAACAACTGCCACAGCTGACGAACCGTCTAGTACTCCCCCACACCAAATGAGAAAGCTAACACTCAGTGCTAAAACGGGCTGGCGACTATGGAAAAATACACACCGTTCTCTTGCCATGTTCTTTTCTCCGATGCGATATCAACTAACGGAATTCCCCAGTCAAGGCGGGCGGTAAGGTTATTACCTACTTGCAAGCGTAAGCCAAGTCCGAGCGAAACTAATGTACTCGGATCAGGATTTGCATCTTTTCGATTCCAACTTGTACCCACGTCTACAAACGGAGTTAATTGTAAAAGTCCTTGCCATTCAGGAATGCGCGAGATGGGGACGCGCAACTCAACCGAAGCAAACGCGCCATTATCAGTTAATAACGTATCTTGACGATAACCGCGAACGCTGTCAAATCCACCTAAGCTAAATTGTTCTACCGGAACTAAAGCTTGATCGGCAAGTTGCACATCACCGCGAACTAAAAGTAAAGTATCAGTAGCTAAAAGACGCACCCATTGGGCTTGTCCCCGCCAGGAGAAAAAGCGGCTATCAGGTGCATCGTCATTAATTGTGGCGTCAAAGGCACCAATTCCTACACTAAATTGCGATCGCGCTGCAATGACTTGGCGACTACCGCGCTGCGTCCATTCTTGAAAGAAGCGTAAAACAGAAATGCGTGTCCTTCCCTCGTCATCTGCCCCAGGAGATAGTTTGGATAAGGGAACGTCAAGATCTTCGAGGACAGTAGACGCTAGATTGCTTTCGCGGCGCGATGCGGTTAATCCTAAAACAAATTCTTCGGAAGGGCTTTGATTAATCGGTTGACGGAATGTGAGATCGTAGTAGCGCGAGTACGAGTCGATTTGTAAAAAATCAAATGGCGGCTCGATAATACTACTATCTGCTGCACCGACATCTAAGCTGATCGTGCCATTGCGTGGGTTGATGGGTAGCGCGTAACTGATATCAAACGTATTGCTACCGTCAGTGTTGTTGTATCCAACGCTGAGAGTATCACCAAATCCGAGTAAATTTGCTTCATTAATTTGCCCGCCACGCCGAAAGCTTCCAACACTCGGCGATCGCCGGTTATCTCCAATTACTTGCAGATTGAACGTTCGGGCTTCTTGCACTTGCACGTCAAGGACATTCGTTCCAGGGCGCGAACCTGCGGATAGTTCAGCAGACAAAGTTTGAATACGCGGATCGAGTTGCAATAGTTGCAGTGCTTCTAAGAGGCGCTGTTGATTTAGTGGTGCATCGGTACGGATAGCAATACGCGATCGCACGTAATTGGGGTTAAGCCTGCGCGTCCCAGTAACATTAATTGCCTCTAGTTCGCCTTCAATAACCTGAATTGTCACTACTCCTGCTTGGAGTGTCTGAGGAGGAATGAAAGCACCCGAAGTAATGTAGCCGCGATCAATGTAGAGTTGAGTAACTGCTGAACGTGCTTGCAAAAGTTCTGTAAACGAAATTGGTCGATTTGTAAACGGTGCGAGTAACCGCGCAAATTCTTCTGCACTAAAGACTGTACTCCCAACAACATTAAAGCTTTTAACAATAATGGTATCGGGTATCCCAGGTAAAGGTGTAGGTGGTCTGGGGACTGCTGACGGTGGTTGTAATAATTCTTCTGGTGGTGGTAAGGGTTCGGTCGGTGGTTGCGGTGGTGGTGTTGGGCTAGGTGGTGGAATGACATCCTGTGGCGGTGGTAACTCAATCGCTTGGGCAAGAACGTTTTCTGCGGCTGATGTCGCAGCAATTTGAGTATTAACTACCAGTAATAAAAGCCCACTCAGCGAAAATTGCAGGCGGCGAACGAGGTTATGGGGCATTGCAAGCAACAGGCGTAGACCAAGAAGTATAAGTTGTAGCAGTTGGTACTTGAGCCATCAGTACTACTTCGCCATTGGAGCCTAGCATCCATCCCTGTGCTTCTACAAGCGATTTTGGCTGAGAATTGTTAAGTTCGCTGGAGGCAGTATTTAATGGTGTAGCGGCTTGAGTTTGTACCGGAGTGCCTAAATCTGCTAACGTGGCATTTGCATTAATCGCTTCGCCTGGAGTTGGTGGTAATCCCCCGCGCCCAGTAATGATAAATTCACTCGTGTTTGTTGCAATATTTGTATCCGCAGCGCATCCTCGCGCGACTAAGTTACTGACATCAACAGGTTGTTCGGGTAAAGAAACTAAACCGCGACTAGGTTCATCATCGACGACAATAATTTCGACAACACCATCTATTCCTTGTGCAGAACTCGCGGTAATCACACTATCGGGAGAAAGAAAGAATCCTTGCGTTGCAATGCGGATATTACCACCATTGCCTGTAAAAGCGTTAGCAGCAACAGCACTGTTTCTAGTAGCAAAAAATAGTTTACTACTGATATCAATATTACCGCCGTTACCACCAGCATTTGCTGTACCAGCAGTTGCTGTAATGCTGCTATTGTCGTTTAGAGCAACGTTTCTGCCTCGGAGTGAGATTTGTCCGCCTTCTCCTTGAGTTGTTGCGGTGGAAATTGTGCCTTGATTGTTAAGTGATATTGAGGGCGCAGTGACGTTGATTTGTCCTGCATCAGCGATCGCATCTCCTCGCACTCGTGCCAAGAAACCGCTTGCGGCACCATCATTATCGATGCGATCAGGTGTTTGTTGAAGTCTGTCGTTGTACGTGCGATCGCTTCCCGCAATATTAACGCTATTTGTCGCACCAACTGTAATATTACCTGCCATGCCCTGATTAAAGGCAGTCGTTAAAATTTGTCCGCCATTAGTTGCAGTCACATTCGCCGCATTGACTGTAATATTTCCTCCAGGTGCAATACTGCGAGTCCGCGCACTGATAACTGCACCATCAAGAATGTTTAAATTACCCGTATTGACTTGAATATTCCCACCACGTCCAGTAGCTTTTGTGTCGGTAAAAGCGAATAAACCACTAGAAGTAGTATTAGCAATGCCACTGAGGCGAATTGTTGCATTAGGATTAACACCAGAAAGTGTGACAAACTCGGAAGCATTTATAAAAATATTGCCTGCATTTCCGATACCGTTGGTACTTGTACTAATACTGCCACCATTAGTAATTTCTAAACTTCTAGAATTAATTTGAGTATCTCCCGCATTTCCCAATCCTATAGTGTCGTTGTAAATAATACTATTTGCTAAAAAAACACTATTGGCTGTAATAAATAAATTGCCTGCACGTCCTGCTGCTTCCGCAGTATTCAAGGCTATTTCAGCACCATCGCTTAAAGAAACTGTATTAGCTTGAATATTAACTTCACCACCACTTGTCGCAGTACCAGAGGCTACTGTAGCAATATAAGTATTTTTTCCTACTAAAGCAACTGAATCATTGACGTTTATATCAACATCGCCAGCACTGCCTTGTGCAGTAGTTAAAGTAAAAATGGTACTACTATCTTCTAACAAGAAAGAGCCAGCAGATATTTGAACATTGCCTCCATTTCCTTGGTCAACTACTGATGTAGATATATTTGATGTATTTTTAATTACAACCTCATTATTTACATCAATTGATACTCTACCAGCATTACCGGTATATGCTGTCGAATCTATAGCGGACTTGTCTAGTAGCACAGATGCTGCTCTTAATTGGATATCCCCCGCATTACCCTCTACATCTGATAGCGATTGATTAACAAGACTACTCCCAATTAGTGATATTGTCCCCGTAGCATCTAAAATAATATTTCCAGGTTCAGTAGCTGTAGATTCCGCACCTGGCTGTGTACCAGCTTGAATATAAGCACCATCAATATTAATGTTTCTGGCATTTATCGCAAAACTACCGGTTCCGTCTCCTGCTATAAAGGCATTAACGCCAAGACTAATTGAAGGATCTCCCCCACTAATTGTGACATCTCCTCTAGCGATACTAGAAGGAAAACTTAAACTTAAATCTTTACCATCAATATTGTTTAAGCCTACAGTACCTGTTCCTAATACACTGGCTAACTCAATTCGTCCACTGGGTGCAACTAATTGCTCAAAATTAAATTCTCCACCAAAAATATTAACATTGCCTCCAAGGAGAATTAAACTCTGATCATCAGGAAGAAAAATCAAGCTATCTCGAACTTCAATCGCAGGAGGAGATGGAGAGGTAATTTGATTAAATAGAAAAGCTGAAGGATTAACTGTGAGTAATTCTGGATTATTTGCCGGAGTAACGCTAAAACTTCCTTGATTCTCAAATTGAATTGCATTAGCAGTAGTCGCAACAAATGAGCCACTAATATTTATAAAAGCAGTAGGTCCAAAAATAATTCCTTGTGGATTGATTAAAAATAAATTAGCATCACCGGACACCTCCAAAGCTCCAAAAATATTTGAAGGATTACCGCCTGTGACTCTAGTAATAATATTTGTTACGCCTGGGTCGTTGAACGTAACTTGTTGATTTACATCAATATTAAATTGCGAAAAGCTGTGAAAAAGGTTTTCTCCGGTTTGTGTTCCTCCTGTAATCTCACAAACTGCGGCACAAACTGCGGGTGTCGTTGGTGTTGTCCCATCAGGAATAATTTGGGCTTGAACTGGGATAGGTAAGCTTCCCAGAAGAACACTACCAGCAATCCAGAGAAGATTTGTACTTTGCCTCACAAATAAATTCCTACTATTTTCTCAAAATTTATAACAGATTCTGAAATAATTTAGAAAGATAAGTAATATATTAATCTCTTTTACTTAGAATACAGTAATAAAGCTTTCTTTAACGATTCAAGCATACTGCTAATAAAAATGAGCCGTATAGGAATACTGCGGCTCATTTATTATAGTTATTTATAGATTAGTTACGATACATGACAACTTAAGGTATAAGTGGTGGTGCCAAACTTGAAAGACAGTGGCTGAGAACCTGCTGAAGTAGAAAGCGAGTCATCAGCGCTTCGCGTCTGACCTGTACTAGTTTGTATCGAAAGTATAACTGTAGATGTAGTGCTATAGGATCTGTTCACATTTATGGTCACTGGTGTATGTGCTGTCATTCCACTAGGACCCCAAACTGTGTGGGATTGAAATTTTAATGTTACGATTCCCAGCGAATGATTGCACACAAGCGTTTGAAACGTTACCGTAGCCATTACAAATAGTTCCTTATAGTTATTTATACTTATTCAGGCAAGAAAACAGGGATTTCTCCCTGCATTGCCGTCATAATTAAACTCAATGCAACTACATTGTATTTCGGAAAAACTTGGTACTTTTTGAAGTAAAAATCTTTGTTGTATA contains:
- a CDS encoding ShlB/FhaC/HecB family hemolysin secretion/activation protein; the encoded protein is MPHNLVRRLQFSLSGLLLLVVNTQIAATSAAENVLAQAIELPPPQDVIPPPSPTPPPQPPTEPLPPPEELLQPPSAVPRPPTPLPGIPDTIIVKSFNVVGSTVFSAEEFARLLAPFTNRPISFTELLQARSAVTQLYIDRGYITSGAFIPPQTLQAGVVTIQVIEGELEAINVTGTRRLNPNYVRSRIAIRTDAPLNQQRLLEALQLLQLDPRIQTLSAELSAGSRPGTNVLDVQVQEARTFNLQVIGDNRRSPSVGSFRRGGQINEANLLGFGDTLSVGYNNTDGSNTFDISYALPINPRNGTISLDVGAADSSIIEPPFDFLQIDSYSRYYDLTFRQPINQSPSEEFVLGLTASRRESNLASTVLEDLDVPLSKLSPGADDEGRTRISVLRFFQEWTQRGSRQVIAARSQFSVGIGAFDATINDDAPDSRFFSWRGQAQWVRLLATDTLLLVRGDVQLADQALVPVEQFSLGGFDSVRGYRQDTLLTDNGAFASVELRVPISRIPEWQGLLQLTPFVDVGTSWNRKDANPDPSTLVSLGLGLRLQVGNNLTARLDWGIPLVDIASEKRTWQENGVYFSIVASPF
- a CDS encoding filamentous hemagglutinin N-terminal domain-containing protein, which gives rise to MRQSTNLLWIAGSVLLGSLPIPVQAQIIPDGTTPTTPAVCAAVCEITGGTQTGENLFHSFSQFNIDVNQQVTFNDPGVTNIITRVTGGNPSNIFGALEVSGDANLFLINPQGIIFGPTAFINISGSFVATTANAIQFENQGSFSVTPANNPELLTVNPSAFLFNQITSPSPPAIEVRDSLIFLPDDQSLILLGGNVNIFGGEFNFEQLVAPSGRIELASVLGTGTVGLNNIDGKDLSLSFPSSIARGDVTISGGDPSISLGVNAFIAGDGTGSFAINARNINIDGAYIQAGTQPGAESTATEPGNIILDATGTISLIGSSLVNQSLSDVEGNAGDIQLRAASVLLDKSAIDSTAYTGNAGRVSIDVNNEVVIKNTSNISTSVVDQGNGGNVQISAGSFLLEDSSTIFTLTTAQGSAGDVDINVNDSVALVGKNTYIATVASGTATSGGEVNIQANTVSLSDGAEIALNTAEAAGRAGNLFITANSVFLANSIIYNDTIGLGNAGDTQINSRSLEITNGGSISTSTNGIGNAGNIFINASEFVTLSGVNPNATIRLSGIANTTSSGLFAFTDTKATGRGGNIQVNTGNLNILDGAVISARTRSIAPGGNITVNAANVTATNGGQILTTAFNQGMAGNITVGATNSVNIAGSDRTYNDRLQQTPDRIDNDGAASGFLARVRGDAIADAGQINVTAPSISLNNQGTISTATTQGEGGQISLRGRNVALNDNSSITATAGTANAGGNGGNIDISSKLFFATRNSAVAANAFTGNGGNIRIATQGFFLSPDSVITASSAQGIDGVVEIIVVDDEPSRGLVSLPEQPVDVSNLVARGCAADTNIATNTSEFIITGRGGLPPTPGEAINANATLADLGTPVQTQAATPLNTASSELNNSQPKSLVEAQGWMLGSNGEVVLMAQVPTATTYTSWSTPVACNAP